AGCTGCCGATTAAACGTAAATCGTCTTTGGGAATGCCTAAGGTGATCAATTTATTGTAGACAGCTCCTGAATTAGGGAGTATGCCTGAGTCAATAATTGCTTGTGCTTGCGCAGTGGAAAGCGAGTCATTGATCTCTAATAAACCGACTTTGTCAGGTACTTTCAAAGTGATTTCTGCATTTTTCGATAGTGTTCGAACTCTTAAACCAATGTGCTTTTCTTTTAACTGGAAATCAGCTGTATCAAAATAGTCATTGGTTTGTGTAAAAAAGTGGTTTTCTTCTAATTGAAAAAATTTAGCGGTGTGCAAAAATTCTTCTTTAGATAATAAGGTTTTAAATTCTATTTCTAAATTTTCACTCACTACTTTTTGACCCACTTTCTTTAATTTAATTCAATTTTTACATACTTTACCCATTTACGTCAAGAAAAGTGAACTAGAAGTTAAAAAGTTTACGAAAGTCTAAAAAAAACAGACAATTTCTCAAAATGTCCTATTTTTCTCAGCTCTATGGTAAAATAAGCTGTGAATCAAATTCAAGGAAATAGAGGGATTAGGATGGAGAAAGAGTGGGAGCTTTTTCTGGCACCTTATGAACAGGCTGTTGGAGAAATGAAAGTAAAGCTGCGTGGTATTCGTAAGCAGTTTCGAGAACAAAACAAACATACGCCTATTGAGTTTGTAACTGGACGTGTGAAACCAGTCGATAGTATTTTAACCAAAGCAGCTCTGCGGAATATTCCAGTAGAGCGAATTGAAGAAGAGATGCAGGATATAGCTGGTCTTAGGATCATGTGTCAATTTGTGGAAGACATTCGTCAAGTGGTGGATATCATTCGCAACAGAAAAGATTTACGGATCATTCAAGAACGAGATTATATCACAAATAAGAAAGAAAGCGGCTATCGTTCCTATCATTTAGTGATCGAATATCCTGTCCAATTGATTACAGGTGAAAAGAAAATTTTAGCTGAGATCCAGATTCGGACATTAGCAATGAATTTTTGGGCGACGATTGAGCATTCATTAAACTATAAATATCAAGGGGTTTTTCCCGAAGAGATGAAAGAGCGTCTACAAAGAGCAGCAGAAGCGGCCTATCAATTGGATGAAGAAATGTCGACGATTCGTGAAGAAATTCAAGAAGCACAGCATTTATTCTCTCATGGACGGGGGAAATTTCAGGATGATTATTATCAACGATTATCCGAGAAGAAAGAGAAACTAGATCAATAGGAGGCATCAGATGAAAGTAGCAATTGTTCATAATCCTGAGCATCTGTCAAAAGAAGTGACAGGGCGTCTGCTTTTGCTGTTAAAGCAAAATAACATTGAAATCGATGAACAACAGCCGGAACTGGTGATTTCTGTAGGTGGAGACGGGACTTTATTATCGGCCTTTCACCGCTTCAACCATCGCTTGGATGAGGTTAGTTTTTTAGGTGTCCATACAGGACATCTAGGATTTTATACGGATTGGCGGGACTATGAACTTGAAGAATTAGTGCAAAGCTTGTTAGTTCATCAGGAAAAAAGCATTAGTTATCCATTATTAGATGTAAAAATCAGTTTCCATGGGAATAAGCCAGACAAGCATTTTTTAGCTTTGAATGAGTCAACGATCAAGCGTGCTAATCGGACGATGGTGGCGGATGTATTTATTAAAGATGAGCTGTTTGAACGCTTTCGGGGGGATGGCTTGTCCGTTTCTACACCGACGGGCTCAACAGCTTATAACAAGAGTATCGGCGGAGCAGTACTACATCCCAGCATCAATGCGTTTCAATTAGCTGAGATCGCCTCATTGAACAATCGCGTCTTTCGAACGCTAGGATCTCCGATCGTGATCGCTCATACCGAATGGGTAGAGATCAAACTGCAGGAAAGTAATGACTATTTGATTACAGTCGATCAGTTGGATATTTATCAAGATGATATTAAATCGATTTATTATCGTATTGCTGATGAACGAATTCATTTTGCGTCATATCGGCATATGCATTTTTGGCATCGAGTGAAAGATGCATTTATTAGTGAGGATTAAGGGAAAATGGAATTTAGTTGGATTGTAGATAAAGAAGAACCGCAGCAAGTAAAATATTTTTTAAAAGAGCAGGGAGTATCTAGAGGTCTTCTAGCTAAAATCAAGTTTCAAGGTGGTAAGATCGAAGTCAATGATTCAGTCGAAAATGTTTTATTTAAGCTGTCCTTAGGCGATCGAGTCAAAGTGACGATTCCGGATGAGCTGGAGCATGAGACGTTGCTGGTTGATGATAAGCCTTTAGAAATTTTATTTGAAGATGAGCACTATTTAGTAGTCGATAAGCCAGCAGGAGTTGCGTCTATTCCATCGCAGTATCATCCGAATGGTACGATGGCTAATCGTGTTAAAGCGTATTATAAAGCTCAGGGGTATAAAAATCAGGTGATTCACGTAGTTACTCGTTTGGATCGTGATACTACGGGTTTGATGTTATTTGCAAAGCATGGTTTTGCTCATGCGATGCTGGATCAGGAGCTGCGGCAAAAAAAAGTCGTAAAAATCTACCAGGCATTGGTTGGCGGACATGTAGAGTCTTTAGCTGAACATGGGAAAATCGACCAGCCAATAGGAAGAGATTTATCGTCTATATTGAAGCGAATGGTCGTTGATACAGGACAACAGGCAGAAACAGAATACTGGTTGTTAAAGCGTCAGGAAAAACAAGCCTTAGTAAATATCCAGCTGCATACTGGAAGAACACATCAAATCAGAGTACACTTTGAATCGATCGGTTGTTCGTTATTAGGGGACGAGATGTATGGCGGTAATATGGATCAGGGAATTGAACGTCAGGCGCTGCATTGTTGTCAGTTGAATTTCGTTCATCCTTTTTCAAAAGAGTATATGGAATTAAGGTCTCCTTTAGCAGACGATATGAAAAAAATTGCAGCACAACTATAGCTAGAAAGGAGCGGTATATGTGAATGAAGGACAGGAAATGGAAGAGCATTTCTCGCTGCTGCTAGAGACGCTGCAGAAACAGGAAATGACTGAGTTTCGCGAATTGTTTTTAGCACTTCACATTTATGAACAAGGACAATTTTATCAATCGATCGATGAAGCAGATCGCAAACAAATCTATAGCTACTTATCACCAAAAGAGCTGGCGGATATGTTTGATGTGATCGAAGAAGATAATGAAAACATGAAAGATTATATCGCTGAGATGCGTCCAAGCTATGCAGCTGAAATGTTATCAGAGATGTATACAGATAATGCGGTCGACTTATTGAATAAGCTGGATAAAAGCCAAAAGGCTAAATATCTGAGCTTAATGAGTTCAGAAGATGCCGGTGAGATCAAAGAGCTGCTTCATTATGAAGATGACACGGCTGGGGCGATCATGACCACTGAATTTGTTTCGATCGTGGCTAATCAAACGGTACGTTCAGCCATGTATGTGTTGAAAAATCAAGCAGATGTTGCGGAAACTATCTATTATGTGTATGTTGTCGATCAGGAAAATCATTTAGTCGGAGTTATTTCTTTGCGTGATTTGATCGTGAATGATGATGATACAATGATTTCTGATGTTTTAAGTGAGCGGGTAATTTCGGTTCATGTGGGAGACGACCAAGAAGATGTGGCACAAACGATTCGTGACTATGACTTTCTGGCACTGCCGGTCACAGATTATGATGATCATTTATTAGGGATCGTTACCGTTGATGATATCATTGACGTTATCGATGATGAGGCTGCCAGTGATTACTCTGGTTTGGCAGGGGTCAACGTAGAAGAAGTCAGTGAAAATCCATTTAAAGCTGCCTCAAAACGTCTCCCATGGTTGATTACACTATTATTTTTGGGAATGTCTACAGCAACATTGATCAGCCATTATGAAGAATTAGTTAGTGAAGCAAGTATTTTGGCTGTATTCATTTCATTGATCACAGGAACGGCAGGTAATGCTGGCACGCAATCATTGGCGGTTGCCGTTAGGCGGCTTGCAGTTTCAGATGAAAAAGATAATAGCTTTACACGTTTGATCATCAGTGAAGTATTAACTGGTTTAGTGACAGGTGCTGTAACTGGGGTTTCAATTTTTGTTGTTGTGGGCATTTGGCAGCATAATTTTCCACTTGGCTTTGTGATTGGCATGGCAATGCTTTGTGCGATCACTGTTGCGAATTTAGCTGGAAGCTTGATTCCTATGCTGATGGATAAATTGGGTTTCGATCCTGCAGTTGCCAGCGGTCCATTTATTACGACCTTGAGTGATTTGACTAGTGTACTGATTTATTTTAATATAGCAAGTTTGTTCATGCAGTATTTTGTCTAAAGAAGATTCAATCATTTGATATAAGATTTATTAGTTAAAACATACTCAAAAATGGGTGTGTTTTTTTGATTGATTTGACAAAAAAATTGGGATACAGTAAGATACATACTAACGGTATGTATAGGAGTGAATAAATGGCACGGAATAAATATCCTGAAGAAACAGTGAAAAAAATTTTGGATGTATCAGAACAACTTTTTATAGAAAAGGGATATGATCATACCACTGTTCAAGATATTGTTGATAACTTGGGAGGCTTGACTAAAGGGGTAATTTACCATCATTTTAAATCTAAAGAAGAGATCTTCAATACGATCTTAGAAAAACGATATACTGTCGATATCAATAAGCAAATTCAATCACTAGAAGGAATCAGCGGGTTTGAAAAAATCAAACAAATCAATAGAATCAGTCTACGATCCTTGGAACATCAAAAATTAGCCTTCTCGGCGAAATCTTTGATCACAGATCCTAGGGTGATTGGAGAGTTGTATATAGAAGCATTTAAAAAAACGATCCCTTACCTTCGAGGAGTCATTGAAGAAGGGATTCAAGATGGTTCTATCTCAACTCAATATCCTCAAGAAACCGCTGAGCTGATCGTTCTTTCAACGAATATGTGGTTAGCGCCTTCTTTTTATAAAATGGATGAAGAAGAACTTTTAAACAAATTGAACTTTTTTAAACAGCTATATGAAGGGGTCAATTTTCCGTTGATCGATGATGAATATATTCAAGATGTCGTTACTATGTTTAGAGTAGTTAAAGAATAAAGATGCCAGGAGCATTTTTATTTTTAATATATACATACTAATAGTATGTATGAGAACTTATTTTTTAGAGTAGGATAAAAATGAAGGAGGAAAAAGAATGATCAATGAAGTAAACAGAAA
This sequence is a window from Enterococcus wangshanyuanii. Protein-coding genes within it:
- a CDS encoding CYTH domain-containing protein, whose amino-acid sequence is MSENLEIEFKTLLSKEEFLHTAKFFQLEENHFFTQTNDYFDTADFQLKEKHIGLRVRTLSKNAEITLKVPDKVGLLEINDSLSTAQAQAIIDSGILPNSGAVYNKLITLGIPKDDLRLIGSLTTKRAEKKLPQGLLALDESWYNEQHDFELELEVSDAIIGKKDFLGLLDTLNIKEKPSLNKIQRMMQSSSKKIKKL
- a CDS encoding GTP pyrophosphokinase, which encodes MEKEWELFLAPYEQAVGEMKVKLRGIRKQFREQNKHTPIEFVTGRVKPVDSILTKAALRNIPVERIEEEMQDIAGLRIMCQFVEDIRQVVDIIRNRKDLRIIQERDYITNKKESGYRSYHLVIEYPVQLITGEKKILAEIQIRTLAMNFWATIEHSLNYKYQGVFPEEMKERLQRAAEAAYQLDEEMSTIREEIQEAQHLFSHGRGKFQDDYYQRLSEKKEKLDQ
- a CDS encoding NAD kinase — encoded protein: MKVAIVHNPEHLSKEVTGRLLLLLKQNNIEIDEQQPELVISVGGDGTLLSAFHRFNHRLDEVSFLGVHTGHLGFYTDWRDYELEELVQSLLVHQEKSISYPLLDVKISFHGNKPDKHFLALNESTIKRANRTMVADVFIKDELFERFRGDGLSVSTPTGSTAYNKSIGGAVLHPSINAFQLAEIASLNNRVFRTLGSPIVIAHTEWVEIKLQESNDYLITVDQLDIYQDDIKSIYYRIADERIHFASYRHMHFWHRVKDAFISED
- a CDS encoding RluA family pseudouridine synthase produces the protein MEFSWIVDKEEPQQVKYFLKEQGVSRGLLAKIKFQGGKIEVNDSVENVLFKLSLGDRVKVTIPDELEHETLLVDDKPLEILFEDEHYLVVDKPAGVASIPSQYHPNGTMANRVKAYYKAQGYKNQVIHVVTRLDRDTTGLMLFAKHGFAHAMLDQELRQKKVVKIYQALVGGHVESLAEHGKIDQPIGRDLSSILKRMVVDTGQQAETEYWLLKRQEKQALVNIQLHTGRTHQIRVHFESIGCSLLGDEMYGGNMDQGIERQALHCCQLNFVHPFSKEYMELRSPLADDMKKIAAQL
- the mgtE gene encoding magnesium transporter — protein: MNEGQEMEEHFSLLLETLQKQEMTEFRELFLALHIYEQGQFYQSIDEADRKQIYSYLSPKELADMFDVIEEDNENMKDYIAEMRPSYAAEMLSEMYTDNAVDLLNKLDKSQKAKYLSLMSSEDAGEIKELLHYEDDTAGAIMTTEFVSIVANQTVRSAMYVLKNQADVAETIYYVYVVDQENHLVGVISLRDLIVNDDDTMISDVLSERVISVHVGDDQEDVAQTIRDYDFLALPVTDYDDHLLGIVTVDDIIDVIDDEAASDYSGLAGVNVEEVSENPFKAASKRLPWLITLLFLGMSTATLISHYEELVSEASILAVFISLITGTAGNAGTQSLAVAVRRLAVSDEKDNSFTRLIISEVLTGLVTGAVTGVSIFVVVGIWQHNFPLGFVIGMAMLCAITVANLAGSLIPMLMDKLGFDPAVASGPFITTLSDLTSVLIYFNIASLFMQYFV
- a CDS encoding TetR/AcrR family transcriptional regulator; amino-acid sequence: MARNKYPEETVKKILDVSEQLFIEKGYDHTTVQDIVDNLGGLTKGVIYHHFKSKEEIFNTILEKRYTVDINKQIQSLEGISGFEKIKQINRISLRSLEHQKLAFSAKSLITDPRVIGELYIEAFKKTIPYLRGVIEEGIQDGSISTQYPQETAELIVLSTNMWLAPSFYKMDEEELLNKLNFFKQLYEGVNFPLIDDEYIQDVVTMFRVVKE